A window of Malania oleifera isolate guangnan ecotype guangnan chromosome 2, ASM2987363v1, whole genome shotgun sequence genomic DNA:
ACTACCTCAAACTCAAGTCTCAAGCCTACTAGAACACGAAGAACTATCATCTGTTCCCTCTGTTTCTGCATCTCACAAACGTCGGCAATGATAGGTTGCAcgacgttaagctcctcatgaatatgcttcatctctccaaaataatctgcaatactcatatctccttgttgtaactgaaagtactcttgggataaatcatacatacatgtaatgttactgtagtatagaagtttgacataatcccaaatctccttgcatgtatctagatgcatacacatctgtacaatctgtggctccatcaaattccataaaagagaaacaatcaaggcatcttcctgaACCCACGCATTTTTTCTCATCAAAAGAATcaaattggagcaagtggtcaaatttccctaatcctgctaaataaatccGAACAGCTTTTGatcattgaacatagttctttccatccaacttttgagccGTTGTTTGCTACAGCAactaggaaacaaatttttgggattcatagattccatcccaacactcacaaatcagcaatcacaccaaaaacaataagaacaatcaaaactaattacGATAATCAAAATCTATGTGATGCACCAACACAACGACGGAcaaaggtgaacaactcaccgacaAATATAGCGCTGCCACAGCACTCAAaaatcagcaaccacaccaaaaacaagaagaacaatcaataatcaGAACAATCAAAAACCATGTGAAGCACCAATGCAACCACAAACAACGTGAACTGACCaacggatatagcactgccacagcctcacaactgaacaacCAAACACTACCATGGCTCCAAAAAACCTCACAAGGAAGCCTTTACAAACCTTGAACAAAAATTAATGGAATACTGCAAGTGCATGGTcggaaaaggttgaattttttagcaaaaaactggcctaacagcttgataatatagtctaaagaaggaatcagagcatggcagaagaaaaaaaaaaaaaaaggaaaaaagtggCTAGAATTTCACTCACTCGCCAGTGCGTGGGGTTGGCCCTGCTGAAATTTGGCTGGCGTGTGGGGGCGCATGGAGTGCCCTCCGGCGATGAGGTTTTGTGGGGTGGGTCGTCGGGGGGTCTGATTGTGGGTATATGGTTGCTTTGTCATTTAGTATTGGATGGAGATGGAATAGGGAAAAACAGCAGCTGGAATGGTGTCTTCCGGTGACGGCCGAGGGAAATTGGGTTTAGATAggatcatgctctaataccatattaatatttgattaaaataaatgacctaacttgaagataggtctctccctcaatTTATAATACAagtttaaatacattctaatgacaataatacccttactaactctcactaattaacatactaacacaataataataacaaaagaCATATATAACATCTAACAGCCACTTACCTGAAGAGAGAACTGCAGCTTTTTATCCCAGTACAAGGCAAATATTGGGGGGCTTTGCTGTCCAACAACCAGTATGGATGCTCCTGGATGGAGAGCAGGGGGAACAGCAGATATGACAGCTATGTACTTCTCAGGGGACCTTTCTTTTGGAGGCAGAACTCCCAAGAATAATGGATTCTTGCTAGACTGAGCACCAGTAAAAGATGTAGGGTCCACATGGAGCATCCATTTTGGGTGTTCCAAGAAAGCACAAAATAGATATAAGAGCAAGTGAGAATCAGTTGGAAGCTCAAGAGTCCACTTCTTGTGGACTTTGTCATAAACCTCCCCATTTCCAAGATATTCATAATTCTTCAGGCAGGTTCCTTCAGCGAGCTCTGCGAAACTCCACACAAAGTAATTCAAGGCTTAACTATATCCTATAACTAAATGACATAAagccaattttattttattatactaGGGGAAACCCAGAATGAGCAGCGAGCATAtaagaagaaactaataagaagACTACCCCGGATCCTTTGTACTGTATAATCTGCACGAACACTACTATGTGGTAGCAAACCCTTAACCCACTCGCCCTTCATCAACACATGAAGCCTTTGGTGTTCAGTGATAGCATCTACACATTCCTGCATAATGGGGAGGACTGACAAACTTTGCTGTGGAGACTGTTGTGAATTGGCTGGAGACAACTTTGCTGCAAATAATGTGATAATCTAGATGAAATACTCcaaaaaaattcataattaaCACCAATCCAACAAATGCAAGTAGCATATATGGTGATACTGGTGCAACAACTTACACATGGAAGCATCAAGAGCCTGCATAAGAGTAGCACGTAGCTGATAAAGAAGTCCATCTTCATCAAGAGTAAAAGCTGGCTGCCATTCCTTTGTCCTATCAGAGGCAGATGCAGAAACTGAGGTGCCAGTAGTTGGTAAATCACTCCCCACTTGATTGACTGTAATCGAGATACCAAGTTTAGCAGCTGTTTGCATTACCTAAAGCATGAGAAATCAAGCACTATCAAAAAAAAGGAATGAATCTATTATAGATAGTTAGATAGTTATGATTATCTCCCCAAAATTTCCAGCTTTAGTGATACGGGTGCTTGTAAGTCTCCTACTGATCCTTCCCTCTCCCTACGTGTGTCTATCTGTGTCAATTTGGTTAGCTACACCAAAAAAATTTCCTCGTGATCCTCATGAGATTCACAGCTAGCCTGAGTCACGTGACACAAATACCCGGAGACCACCCCCCAGTGGCCCATAGTTCATGCATCAATATTTTATAAGATTATCCCAATTTTACATAAGAGTTCAGACTTATTAACTTCGGCAATTCAGTGTGTCTACAGATGCTTGAATGATTGCATCCCATCAAAATTATTTGTTAATCTTCTTAGTCAAATCTCTCACTTCACTTGCCATGTAACACAAGTATCTCTACACACTTGTAGACCTACCCAAGAGGCTAGAATGTGCATTAACAGTTCAGGGgacaataatttttaaaagaaCCATAGTATTTAGGATTTACCAAACAAAGAACAAAACAACAATGAGGACAATGATAACACACCTGTATGTGACTGGCTTCAATCTTTTTAAGTAGGGGGTTTAGCAAAACTGAAGAAAACCACTGCCTAAGGCAGTCGCGCCACTGCTCAATCTGAGGATAGATGCCCAAATCCTCAAATGCTTCAATTGACTCTTCCATGGACATAGGTGGTGGAAGGTCACCCTCACCTTTCTTTGGGGGAGTGCTGAACTTTTGGGAACTGGGGGACATCCTCACCGGCCTCAACGGTGTACTTCTTGTGGTTCCAGAAGTATTAGCTGAACTGGCAACAGTATTAGGGCTCGCTATGCCAAATCCACTAATGGAAGGAGGGGGTGTGGCCAGTTTCCCAGCTGATTCAGTAATTTTCTCACCTACATCTGCCAAGAACTGTTCAAGTTTCTTCTCTGTTGCTATCTCTTTAGCGGAAGATCCTCGTTTCTTTGACCAAGGGGTTGAAACCAATTGATCCAAACCAGGTGAAGTTTGAACAGAGGACAGCTGTGAAGTGGGTGTGGACACAAGAAATAGAGAAGATGGAGAACCTGAAGATTTGGATGGCATGCTGAAAGAACGCATCTTATTTCCGCTGCTGCTGTTTGATTTATCAGCACCGATTCGAGATGAACGGTTTGAACTGGTCACTGATTGGTGAAGCGGAACAAGGATGTCTGAAGGAGAAGATGTTAAATGGTGCTTGGATTTAGGAGGTTTTTTTGAAGGTTCAGACACAACGTCTTCGACCTTTGGCCTTACACCCAAAAGCCCTAGTTGACGGTTTGTAAGATGTGTTCCAACATTAGTTCCTTTAGAGGAAGGTACAAGTGGTGGACCGGCCATACTTCTTGACCTCCATAGAGATATTGCTTTGAAAAGAGCAAGTAGAGTTCCAACAAAAACTAGACCCACTGCAACCTGCAAGGTCTTGGCAAACAAATCTGAATCACAACGACGACGTATTAGAGCAACATCCACAgcaataaaaaaaggaaaaaatactAGTGAATTAGTTACTCACAAGCTGTGTCTGGAGAAAAATTTTGGAGTTTTGCATTGTCAATAAATCCATTTTCCCTTTAAAACAATATGAGATAAACATTAATTAGCTTCAGGAAGCTTAAATATGAAGAACAAAAACCCATGAATATGAACTGATATTCAGAAgataaaatcttgaaaaataaattttacactCAGCTAGCAGTAAGTCAccaataaatgaaaaaaatgacACTTAAAAAACTTGATTTTCTAAGGTTCTTGTAAACAGTAACTAGaagcgggagagagagagagagagagagggaggggaagggggagagagagacgCCAGTCAATTAACGCACTCTGcctattatattatattgaaacaaataaagaCACAAAAATACCCTTGAAACTTAATTACTGTGTATAACACTCCCTCAAGCTGGATTATAAGTATTAAATAGTTCAAGTTAGACATATTAAAACAAACCCAACCTTCAACTCATCCTTTAATAAATAAATCTACAAGGGGTATCTGGGACAAATTTATGGAGTACAAATATCTCCACTAAGAATCTTTTCACAAAGTGACAGTCAACCTCAATATGCTTAGCATGTTCATGAGATACTGGACTTCAAGCCACATGTCCTGCAGTCCCATTGTTGTAATACAGCTCCAAAGGAAGTAGAGGGGTAACGGTGCATTCCAGTAAAAGATGTTTCAACCATATCAATTCGCGCTAGTTTGAGACTTTGCTCTACACAACACTTCTAAACTGCCTCTTCCTTCTCCATCAAACTAGATAACCTCAAGGAAAGTACAATACTTAGTGGTAGATCTCCAATCAGATGCTAAACCTGCCCAAGCAGATTCTAAGAAGACAACAACTTGCACATGACCATGAGACTTACAAAGACCAGGACCTGAGGATCTATTCAAATAACATAATATGCAAATAACTGCATTCCAGTGTGGCATCCTGCAGATCCATAAATTTACTACTAGTATTAACAGCAAAAAAGATTTGATGCCAAAAAATTGTCAAATAATTCTATTCTCTGCTAACCTTTTGCAGCATTCACCataaaaaaaagggcagcccggtgcacaaagctcccatcATCCATCAAAAGGCTTTGATCGATACCAACTTACAATAAGGTGAATGTGAATACTTTATGGTGGCTGTCACGGCAATGTGGTGGCAGTCATGGTGGTACAGTGATGATGCTAGCAGGGATGTGGAGTCTGTGGTACTAGAAGGGTGATGGCAGTGTCTACGGTGATGGCAGTGGCTGGGTGATAGCAGCGActgcagtggtggtggtggtggcagCAATGGTGATGGCAGGTGCAGCAATAACGACAGCAGATGGTGGCGGCTGTGTGCTGGTGACCATGGGAGTGTACATTCAGTCATGAAGGAAGTTGCACAGCATTTCCTCATTCAAAATTTTGCAGACTGGCAGTACTAATGGCTCA
This region includes:
- the LOC131149636 gene encoding uncharacterized protein LOC131149636, encoding MEGGVVKDTASPPLKPPSKFSVYQNPALSAALTANSLRPSKSTFIWLFSASSASAVALLRIISRENGFIDNAKLQNFSPDTAYLFAKTLQVAVGLVFVGTLLALFKAISLWRSRSMAGPPLVPSSKGTNVGTHLTNRQLGLLGVRPKVEDVVSEPSKKPPKSKHHLTSSPSDILVPLHQSVTSSNRSSRIGADKSNSSSGNKMRSFSMPSKSSGSPSSLFLVSTPTSQLSSVQTSPGLDQLVSTPWSKKRGSSAKEIATEKKLEQFLADVGEKITESAGKLATPPPSISGFGIASPNTVASSANTSGTTRSTPLRPVRMSPSSQKFSTPPKKGEGDLPPPMSMEESIEAFEDLGIYPQIEQWRDCLRQWFSSVLLNPLLKKIEASHIQVMQTAAKLGISITVNQVGSDLPTTGTSVSASASDRTKEWQPAFTLDEDGLLYQLRATLMQALDASMSKLSPANSQQSPQQSLSVLPIMQECVDAITEHQRLHVLMKGEWVKGLLPHSSVRADYTVQRIRELAEGTCLKNYEYLGNGEVYDKVHKKWTLELPTDSHLLLYLFCAFLEHPKWMLHVDPTSFTGAQSSKNPLFLGVLPPKERSPEKYIAVISAVPPALHPGASILVVGQQSPPIFALYWDKKLQFSLQGRTALWDSILLLCHQIKLGYGGIIQGMHLGSSALGILPVLAEDC